A part of Rhopalosiphum maidis isolate BTI-1 chromosome 3, ASM367621v3, whole genome shotgun sequence genomic DNA contains:
- the LOC113556413 gene encoding uncharacterized protein LOC113556413 has protein sequence MAKFNLCRQLITVQLICMTIFFVEVKGGFMSGMIEKCKVVGRSIASIPSKLADKGQYATHKVVGAMSNAVKPIRPLKRIVDATGGAMSNMMGSTSRLLGKTLDPPQDVMFLYTRPLKQLGTSRTYQEAVRKVLGHALTNVVLHHDEMEEAADTAANLDTMPVLKSVVAKLKKAGATKDDIADIVSVLGRNGKQDLPVEIQSEVLGILKDRKGNFKTDGPMAELRWIAEHPNGFYRMDDKERTDYKMKTQKKYSKCTVLHPPSFDRMNK, from the exons TTAATTTGCATGACAATCTTTTTTGTAGAAGTCAAAGGAGGATTTATGAGTGGAATGATTGAAAAGTGCAAAGTAGTTGGTAGAAGCATAGCCag TATACCGTCGAAGCTGGCAGACAAGGGCCAGTATGCGACGCATAAGGTGGTCGGTGCAATGAGCAACGCCGTCAAGCCAATACGGCCGTTGAAGCGAATCGTAGACGCGACCGGCGGGGCCATGTCCAATATGATGGGGTCCACCAGCCGGCTGTTGGGTAAGACGTTGGATCCTCCGCAAGATGTAATGTTCCTGTACACCAGGCCACTGAAGCAACTGGGCACGTCAAGGACGTACCAGGAAGCGGTCCGGAAAGTCCTCGGTCACGCGCTCACCAATGTGGTGTTGCACCACGACGAAATGGAGGAAGCGGCAGATACGGCAGCAAACTTGGACACAATGCCCGTGCTTAAGTCTGTGGTTGCCAAGCTCAAGAAGGCTGGCGCGACCAAGGATGACATCGCAGATATCGTCAGTGTGTTGGGACGAAACGGAAAACAGGACCTCCCCGTCGAGATACAATCAGAG GTCCTTGGCATTCTAAAAGACCGAAagggaaattttaaaacagatGGGCCCATGGCGGAATTACGTTGGATTGCAGAGCACCCCAATGGATTCTATCGGATGGATGACAAAGAAAGGACTGATTACAAAATGAAGACGCAAAAAAAGTACTCGAAGTGTACAGTTTTACACCCACCAAGTTTTGAcagaatgaataaataa